Proteins co-encoded in one Corynebacterium tuberculostearicum genomic window:
- a CDS encoding SWIM zinc finger family protein, with amino-acid sequence MAVKGDDNVIYANFGTRKRVSTPAEVNHVDRSGRILSTTASRIAAFTSHGADRGRITRGRQYAEGGHVVGLEVRNGAIHGRVAGSQNEPFAVLIQLPYRNNDDIAQLATEFARTPNSVANARKGLLADAALDTLFAPEAEDLRLTCDCPDGEYVCKHIVAVGDKLATRADADPAVIFNMRGLDFARLERMVLEQAKVVSRESFTPSDLSEEEKNDIFWNGRELPKLPQPKVAPAIDDSDPDLLRKAMRSVSHTNLDLLRAVSDIEDLYYHLTH; translated from the coding sequence ATGGCTGTTAAAGGCGACGACAACGTCATCTATGCCAATTTTGGCACTCGCAAGCGGGTAAGCACGCCGGCCGAGGTCAATCACGTGGACCGCAGCGGGCGCATCCTGTCCACTACGGCTTCGCGGATCGCGGCCTTTACCTCGCATGGTGCAGATCGCGGCCGGATTACCCGCGGCCGCCAGTATGCCGAGGGCGGACACGTCGTGGGCCTCGAGGTGCGCAACGGCGCCATCCACGGCCGCGTTGCTGGTTCCCAGAACGAGCCCTTTGCGGTGCTCATCCAGCTGCCGTACCGCAATAACGATGATATTGCCCAGCTGGCCACCGAGTTTGCCCGCACCCCCAATTCTGTGGCCAATGCGCGCAAGGGCCTGCTTGCCGATGCCGCCCTGGACACCCTCTTTGCCCCCGAGGCCGAAGACCTGCGCCTGACCTGCGACTGCCCGGACGGTGAGTACGTGTGCAAGCACATTGTGGCTGTGGGCGATAAGCTCGCCACCCGCGCGGATGCGGACCCAGCCGTCATCTTTAATATGCGTGGTCTGGACTTTGCTCGCCTGGAGCGCATGGTCTTAGAGCAAGCCAAGGTGGTTAGCCGCGAAAGCTTCACCCCGAGCGACCTGTCCGAGGAAGAAAAGAATGACATCTTCTGGAACGGCCGTGAGCTGCCGAAGTTGCCGCAGCCCAAGGTAGCCCCGGCCATCGATGACTCCGATCCGGACCTGTTGCGTAAGGCCATGCGTTCGGTCTCACATACCAACCTGGACCTCCTGCGCGCAGTATCGGATATTGAAGACCTCTACTACCACCTCACGCACTAA
- a CDS encoding DEAD/DEAH box helicase produces the protein MLAAMASYLVHGLWLPVTGLGLWIEQVEGHKIVMPNAVPEGTFPPAVEAILGKKSFRNRARVSLRTPKGKDVSLMVPMAMFGPEEAVAALAQMEHLNHKPLATIAPDLQWLLQAYGGLCKFVRAGRVTFRLAYQANEWFPMWQLASGLGERGWLAEMMAAAPGILHVNNRALSDDMADELTHWIAFRELRPVAEAPRPMPWHEFARALLDTRPIRRGRAQLLRGLNEWKNSIYEVELQLVYIVEEPLEEDPDEAKWPVRVRVRSGTDSPRPVSAQSLDRASVEKLREAHRKAVRIAPTLGETAQLPQAGDGDWDVYLETHQLTHFITHEVDKLKANGVTVMLPKAWAQMETKAKLETHEARDPAEAATKKHIGMNKLVDYNWRMSVGDVELTEEEMEDLVNSKSGLIQLRGKWVMADKQVVSQVSGYMDALREKAIARKKKELEQLAATAEMAKQLEEPGWEALMADVERRRQEFNEGGEEHEQVTVAELRELALESMAQEPIEFTGSTWHTALLGGVDKVAPERVDIPSTVQAELREYQRRGVDWLYWMSRNSIGAVLADDMGLGKTLQLLSLLAVEKDRGEQTGPTLVVAPTSVVGNWAREAQRFVPDFKVMVQHGSSRPRGEDFIKGAGESDLVITTYGTVGRDFKDMGEVGWQRVVLDEAQAIKNSATRSSKAVRSLPSEHRVALTGTPVENRLSEMRSILDFCNPGVLGTASFFRNHFAKAIERNNDEDMSERLRQLTAPFILRRVKTDPNIIDDLPEKSEQILTVSMTTEQAALYKALVNQVKKDLQEATGINKRGLVLASLTRIKQICNHPAHYLGDNSPVTLKGKHRSGKVKELMRIVDDATESGERLLVFTQYKAFGDILRPYLSNQLGREIPFLHGGVSKNKRDQMVEDFQSEDGPPAMILSLKAGGTGLNLTAASIVVHMDRWWNPAVENQATDRAFRIGQRRNVQVYKMITAGTLEESIQDILDGKTQLAGAVVGEGEGWLTELDPDQLAALMSYRGRE, from the coding sequence ATGCTGGCGGCTATGGCTTCTTACCTTGTGCATGGACTGTGGCTGCCCGTAACGGGGCTTGGTCTATGGATTGAACAGGTAGAAGGGCACAAGATTGTTATGCCCAATGCCGTGCCGGAGGGCACCTTTCCACCAGCGGTGGAGGCCATCTTGGGGAAAAAGTCCTTCCGCAATCGGGCGCGGGTTTCCTTGCGTACGCCGAAGGGCAAGGATGTTTCCTTGATGGTGCCGATGGCGATGTTCGGCCCAGAGGAGGCCGTCGCGGCCCTCGCGCAGATGGAACACCTCAACCATAAACCGCTAGCCACTATCGCCCCTGACCTGCAGTGGTTATTGCAAGCCTACGGTGGCTTGTGCAAATTCGTCCGCGCTGGGCGCGTGACTTTCCGCTTGGCGTACCAGGCCAATGAATGGTTCCCTATGTGGCAGCTGGCCTCGGGTTTAGGCGAGCGCGGATGGCTCGCGGAGATGATGGCCGCCGCGCCGGGGATCTTGCACGTAAATAACCGGGCTCTTTCGGATGATATGGCCGATGAGCTAACGCATTGGATTGCCTTCCGCGAACTGCGGCCCGTGGCGGAGGCACCGCGGCCGATGCCATGGCACGAATTCGCGCGTGCTCTTTTGGATACCCGGCCGATTCGCCGTGGCCGGGCACAGCTGCTGCGTGGGCTCAACGAGTGGAAAAACTCGATTTATGAGGTAGAACTTCAGCTGGTTTATATCGTGGAGGAGCCACTGGAGGAAGACCCGGACGAGGCGAAGTGGCCCGTGCGCGTGCGGGTGCGCTCAGGCACGGATTCTCCGCGGCCGGTGTCGGCGCAGAGTTTGGATAGGGCGAGCGTCGAAAAGCTGAGGGAAGCTCACCGCAAGGCCGTGCGCATCGCACCCACGCTGGGGGAGACCGCGCAGCTGCCGCAGGCTGGCGACGGCGACTGGGACGTCTACCTTGAGACCCACCAGCTCACCCACTTTATTACCCACGAGGTGGATAAGCTCAAGGCCAATGGCGTGACCGTCATGTTGCCCAAGGCTTGGGCTCAGATGGAGACCAAGGCCAAGTTGGAGACCCATGAGGCCCGTGATCCGGCCGAGGCCGCCACTAAGAAGCACATCGGCATGAATAAGCTGGTGGACTATAACTGGCGCATGTCCGTGGGCGATGTGGAACTTACTGAGGAAGAGATGGAGGACTTGGTCAATTCCAAGTCCGGTCTCATCCAGCTACGCGGCAAGTGGGTGATGGCCGATAAGCAGGTGGTCTCGCAAGTCTCCGGTTATATGGACGCGCTGCGGGAGAAGGCCATAGCGCGCAAGAAGAAGGAGCTGGAGCAGTTGGCCGCCACCGCGGAGATGGCCAAGCAACTAGAAGAGCCAGGCTGGGAAGCCCTGATGGCGGACGTGGAACGCCGCCGCCAAGAGTTTAATGAGGGCGGCGAGGAGCACGAGCAGGTCACGGTGGCCGAGCTGCGCGAGTTGGCGCTGGAGTCCATGGCCCAGGAACCCATCGAGTTCACCGGCAGTACTTGGCATACGGCGTTGCTCGGCGGGGTGGATAAGGTCGCCCCAGAGCGCGTGGACATCCCTTCGACTGTGCAGGCGGAGCTGCGCGAGTACCAGCGTCGTGGCGTCGACTGGCTGTATTGGATGTCGCGCAACAGCATTGGGGCAGTGCTTGCCGACGACATGGGGCTCGGCAAAACCCTCCAACTACTGTCCCTACTCGCGGTGGAAAAGGACCGCGGCGAGCAGACCGGGCCCACGCTCGTCGTGGCGCCAACTTCCGTGGTGGGCAACTGGGCGCGCGAGGCTCAGCGCTTCGTCCCAGATTTCAAAGTCATGGTGCAGCACGGCTCGAGCCGTCCGCGTGGCGAGGACTTTATTAAGGGGGCCGGCGAGAGCGACCTCGTCATCACCACCTACGGCACTGTGGGTCGTGATTTTAAGGACATGGGCGAGGTGGGCTGGCAGCGCGTTGTCCTCGATGAGGCCCAGGCGATCAAGAACTCCGCTACCCGCTCATCCAAGGCCGTGCGCTCCCTGCCCTCGGAGCATCGCGTGGCGCTGACCGGTACCCCGGTGGAAAATCGCCTCTCAGAGATGCGCTCCATCCTGGATTTTTGCAACCCTGGTGTATTGGGCACCGCCTCGTTTTTCCGTAATCACTTTGCCAAGGCCATCGAGCGCAATAATGATGAGGACATGTCCGAGCGCCTGCGCCAGCTCACCGCGCCGTTTATCCTCCGCCGCGTAAAGACGGATCCGAATATCATCGATGACCTGCCGGAAAAGTCCGAGCAAATCCTTACCGTGTCCATGACCACCGAGCAGGCCGCCTTATATAAGGCACTGGTCAACCAGGTCAAGAAGGATCTGCAGGAGGCTACGGGAATAAATAAGCGCGGGCTGGTACTAGCCTCGCTGACCCGTATTAAGCAGATTTGTAATCACCCCGCGCATTACCTAGGCGATAACTCGCCGGTGACGCTTAAGGGCAAGCACCGCTCCGGCAAGGTCAAAGAGCTCATGCGCATCGTGGATGATGCCACCGAATCCGGCGAGCGACTTTTGGTCTTTACCCAGTACAAGGCCTTTGGCGATATCTTGCGGCCCTACCTTAGTAACCAGCTTGGCCGGGAGATTCCCTTCCTCCATGGCGGGGTAAGCAAGAATAAGCGCGACCAGATGGTGGAAGATTTCCAGTCCGAGGACGGACCGCCGGCGATGATCCTTTCGCTCAAAGCCGGCGGCACTGGTCTGAACCTGACGGCCGCCTCTATCGTCGTGCACATGGACCGCTGGTGGAATCCGGCGGTGGAAAACCAGGCGACGGACCGTGCCTTCCGTATTGGCCAGCGCCGCAATGTGCAGGTATATAAGATGATCACCGCGGGTACGCTGGAGGAATCCATCCAGGATATCTTGGACGGTAAGACGCAGTTGGCCGGCGCCGTGGTGGGCGAAGGCGAGGGCTGGCTCACGGAGCTGGATCCAGATCAGCTGGCCGCACTCATGAGCTACCGGGGGAGGGAGTAA
- the putP gene encoding sodium/proline symporter PutP gives MQESTWYVIAMIIYLFAMAAIGYWSYKQTDKYDDYVLGGRGLHPFVAALSAGASDMSGWLLMGLPGALFLSGMSELWMAIGLLVGCWANWKWVAPRLRSYSEIAANSITVPSFFENRLHDKSRLLRIISAAIIIFFFTFYVSSGMVSGGRYFESTFGGDYLTGMLVIAAVTIFYTFVGGFLAVSYTDVVQGVLMFVALMIVPIMAIVSLSDPASIFSFADNNAYGTDGIVENDNYFSMFAGVSAGVIIGNLAWGLGYFGQPHIIVRFMALRKPSDARQGRFYGVTWMGLSVIGAIFVALSGTVYFTQTGHSITDQENFETIFLDMAQAMMHPLPAGFILTAVLAAIMSTMSSQMLVVSTSLIEDLFLIFAKKKPGEQVLINLSRTAIVAIAVIAALLAINPSDSILGLVGFAWAGFGSAFGPIILLSLYWKRLNSTGAIAGMLTGAIIAIGWGMSPLSDVLYEIVPGFFLALIVAVVVSKLTKEPKPEVVAEFEESTKLAKLVENDSNLDFEEAAEKVTDK, from the coding sequence GTGCAAGAATCAACTTGGTACGTCATTGCGATGATCATTTATCTCTTCGCAATGGCAGCCATTGGCTACTGGAGCTACAAACAAACCGACAAATATGACGATTATGTTTTGGGCGGCCGTGGCCTGCACCCATTCGTAGCGGCTCTCTCCGCAGGCGCCTCTGACATGTCCGGCTGGCTACTCATGGGCCTGCCGGGCGCGCTTTTCCTCTCGGGCATGTCCGAGCTGTGGATGGCCATCGGCCTGCTCGTCGGCTGCTGGGCAAACTGGAAGTGGGTGGCACCGCGCCTGCGCTCCTACTCGGAGATTGCGGCCAACTCCATTACCGTGCCGTCCTTCTTTGAAAACCGCCTGCACGATAAGTCCCGCCTGCTGCGCATCATCTCCGCAGCCATCATTATCTTCTTCTTTACCTTCTACGTCTCCTCCGGCATGGTCTCTGGTGGCCGCTACTTCGAGTCCACCTTCGGTGGTGACTACCTCACCGGCATGCTTGTTATTGCGGCCGTGACCATTTTCTACACCTTCGTCGGTGGCTTCTTGGCGGTGTCCTACACGGACGTCGTCCAGGGCGTGCTCATGTTCGTCGCCCTGATGATTGTGCCGATCATGGCAATCGTCTCTCTTAGCGATCCCGCTTCTATCTTCTCTTTCGCCGACAATAACGCCTACGGCACCGATGGCATCGTCGAAAACGACAACTACTTTTCCATGTTCGCGGGCGTTTCCGCCGGCGTTATCATCGGCAACCTTGCCTGGGGTTTGGGCTACTTTGGCCAGCCGCACATCATCGTGCGTTTCATGGCGCTGCGCAAGCCTTCCGACGCCCGCCAGGGCCGCTTTTACGGCGTGACTTGGATGGGCCTATCCGTCATCGGCGCCATCTTCGTCGCCCTATCCGGCACCGTTTATTTCACACAGACCGGCCACAGCATCACCGACCAGGAAAACTTCGAAACCATCTTCCTGGATATGGCGCAGGCCATGATGCACCCACTGCCCGCAGGCTTCATTCTGACCGCGGTTCTGGCCGCCATTATGTCCACCATGTCGTCCCAGATGCTCGTCGTCTCTACTTCCCTCATCGAGGACCTCTTCCTCATCTTTGCCAAAAAGAAGCCAGGCGAGCAGGTCCTCATTAACCTCTCCCGCACCGCCATCGTCGCCATCGCGGTCATTGCCGCCCTGCTGGCAATCAACCCATCTGACTCCATTTTGGGTCTGGTTGGCTTCGCTTGGGCAGGCTTCGGTTCTGCCTTCGGCCCGATCATCTTGCTCTCCTTGTACTGGAAGCGTCTCAACTCCACCGGCGCAATTGCCGGCATGCTTACCGGTGCCATCATTGCTATTGGCTGGGGCATGTCCCCGCTTTCCGACGTCCTCTACGAAATCGTCCCAGGCTTCTTCCTGGCCCTCATCGTGGCGGTTGTTGTCTCCAAGCTCACCAAGGAGCCTAAGCCAGAGGTTGTGGCCGAATTCGAAGAGTCCACCAAGCTGGCCAAGCTCGTGGAAAATGACTCCAACCTGGACTTCGAGGAAGCAGCAGAGAAGGTCACCGATAAATAG
- a CDS encoding HNH endonuclease family protein: MKSYYLAALSCITVLIGAWYAWPFPRFDVATLPARPEATGYNREDFGIWQPHGACTTREVILESQASDPLENCHAHSGTVYDPYSGTPIPATSPIEINHIFPLSAAYDMGASEWDRESKVRFGNDPLNLVATSRELNQEKSDSLPAEWLPPANRCDYSRRLADIAGKYSLPLPSKDVHAMQRQCRLALLTGN; the protein is encoded by the coding sequence ATGAAGTCCTATTACCTGGCCGCGCTATCATGCATTACCGTTCTCATCGGCGCATGGTATGCGTGGCCTTTTCCGCGTTTTGATGTTGCCACCCTCCCAGCCCGGCCGGAGGCCACCGGCTACAACCGCGAAGACTTCGGCATTTGGCAGCCCCACGGTGCCTGCACCACGCGCGAGGTCATTCTAGAAAGCCAGGCCAGCGATCCTCTCGAAAACTGCCATGCCCACTCCGGCACTGTCTACGACCCATATAGTGGCACCCCTATTCCTGCTACCTCCCCTATTGAGATCAACCACATCTTTCCCCTCTCCGCGGCCTATGACATGGGTGCTTCCGAGTGGGACCGCGAGTCTAAGGTCCGCTTTGGCAACGATCCGCTCAATCTCGTAGCCACCAGCCGTGAGCTCAACCAAGAAAAGTCAGATTCTCTCCCTGCGGAATGGCTTCCTCCGGCCAACCGTTGCGACTACTCGCGCCGCCTCGCCGACATCGCCGGCAAGTACTCCCTTCCCCTACCCTCCAAGGATGTACACGCGATGCAAAGGCAATGTCGGTTAGCCCTCCTGACTGGAAATTGA
- a CDS encoding DUF2269 domain-containing protein → MTSFLVFLHVAAAILLIGPVCVSTSSYQTQMAKAAQGDQAALGSARVLHNITNTYGYISAIVPILGLGVFLSDIDAYKSAVNFHIAILVAIIAWCLLFFLILPKQKKSLTALESNSTFDYAAAKKPLSAFGGVFNLLWIVCLILMYVNF, encoded by the coding sequence ATGACTTCTTTCCTTGTATTCCTCCACGTGGCTGCGGCCATCCTCTTGATTGGCCCGGTGTGTGTATCCACTTCCTCCTACCAGACCCAAATGGCGAAGGCAGCACAAGGTGACCAAGCAGCCCTTGGCTCCGCCCGCGTTCTACACAACATCACCAATACCTACGGCTACATCTCCGCCATCGTGCCCATCCTGGGACTCGGCGTATTCCTTTCCGATATTGACGCCTACAAGTCCGCGGTCAATTTCCACATCGCTATCCTCGTGGCCATCATCGCGTGGTGCCTGTTGTTCTTCCTGATTCTGCCGAAGCAGAAGAAGTCCTTGACAGCTCTAGAATCCAACTCCACCTTTGACTATGCAGCTGCTAAGAAGCCGCTGTCCGCATTCGGCGGCGTGTTCAACCTGCTGTGGATTGTCTGCCTTATCCTGATGTACGTCAACTTCTAA
- a CDS encoding HNH endonuclease signature motif containing protein, which produces MNAPYFANTNPENSTSQAATDIRKSEYRLWRSLHPDPDDDIEIISQSLSDLTGARQSRIRNIIFAFERLKELPRLKSRQEELYHLDLDRLITIDQTLSKLGEINAEQRLLIDAELTTYLTPKRPNQKLPSHRNLRRKLRDLIVRLDPTIAARDPRRKETYHLEPTGGQWAAVCLDVGLETAEIIDRNIRGVAAEKDISLAQAAVELLTGEAEAKAKVVLNMYRCDLPDAPAFVQNLGWVSPDVADEMQSRATTVRDMDAAAEDESGNYVTPPHIRAFVEGLDGTCRWPGCTRPAMASQMDHRHDFAEGGPTSAANLTCLCQHHHNIKTDGRAFYIKDPVSGDVVWLFEDSTWVYDEASGPLTPKNRRWAQTVAQATRRRRENAHEDAQKLKEELKNEKRDSEDTAPEE; this is translated from the coding sequence ATGAATGCGCCCTATTTTGCCAATACCAATCCAGAAAATTCCACCTCACAAGCAGCTACAGACATACGCAAGTCAGAATACCGGCTATGGCGGAGCCTGCATCCTGACCCGGACGATGATATCGAAATAATTAGCCAATCACTCTCGGATCTTACTGGGGCACGGCAATCGCGAATTAGAAATATCATCTTCGCCTTTGAGCGTTTAAAGGAGTTGCCGCGCCTTAAATCCCGGCAGGAAGAGCTTTACCATTTAGATTTAGACCGCTTGATTACTATCGACCAGACCCTCTCAAAGCTGGGAGAGATTAACGCCGAACAGCGCTTGCTTATCGACGCCGAATTAACCACCTACCTCACCCCCAAACGCCCCAACCAAAAATTACCGTCCCATCGCAACCTGCGGCGAAAGCTGCGGGACCTCATTGTCCGCCTTGATCCGACCATCGCCGCGCGCGATCCGCGCCGCAAAGAGACTTATCACCTCGAGCCTACGGGAGGGCAGTGGGCCGCAGTTTGTCTCGATGTCGGCTTAGAAACTGCCGAGATCATTGATCGAAATATTCGCGGTGTGGCCGCGGAGAAGGACATTTCCTTGGCGCAGGCGGCGGTCGAGTTGCTCACCGGAGAGGCCGAAGCCAAAGCGAAGGTGGTGCTCAATATGTACCGCTGCGATCTGCCGGATGCTCCCGCCTTTGTGCAAAATCTAGGGTGGGTTTCACCAGATGTAGCTGATGAAATGCAATCGCGGGCCACGACCGTGCGCGACATGGATGCAGCAGCGGAGGATGAAAGCGGAAACTATGTAACTCCGCCGCATATCCGTGCCTTTGTTGAGGGGCTCGATGGAACCTGCCGGTGGCCCGGCTGTACGAGGCCGGCGATGGCTTCCCAGATGGACCACCGGCACGATTTCGCCGAAGGGGGTCCTACCTCTGCAGCAAATTTGACCTGCCTTTGTCAACACCACCACAACATAAAGACCGATGGCCGAGCCTTCTATATTAAGGACCCGGTTAGCGGGGACGTCGTCTGGCTCTTTGAGGATTCCACTTGGGTCTATGACGAGGCTAGCGGTCCGCTTACACCGAAGAACCGACGGTGGGCACAGACGGTGGCGCAGGCGACGCGTCGGCGTCGAGAAAATGCGCACGAAGATGCACAAAAGTTGAAGGAGGAGCTCAAAAACGAGAAAAGGGACAGTGAAGACACTGCCCCAGAAGAATAA
- a CDS encoding DEAD/DEAH box helicase, translating to MSITDNATGGVNEPEDFNKSESQDNSQGVTKDTRAANTSEDTGAESQDSANDNSQGFAHLGLPERILEAVAKVGFTKPSPIQEETIPILMEGRDVVGLAQTGTGKTAAFALPVLSQIDTKARHPQALVLAPTRELALQVADSFQSFAESLKGLEVLPIYGGQAYGIQLSGLRRGAQVIVGTPGRVIDHLEKGSLDLSQLQFLVLDEADEMLNMGFQEDVERILEDTPDRKQVALFSATMPNAIRRLSKQYLDNPAEVTVKSERRTNDNITQRFLLIPHRAKMDAFTRILEVINYDAIIVFCRTKHETEEVAETLRDRGFSAAAINGDIAQAQRERTVDQLKDGRLDILVATDVAARGLDVERITHVVNFDIPNDTESYVHRIGRTGRAGRSGEAILFVTPRERRMLRSIERVTNARLEEMELPSVDEVNEKRKEKFAQSITNSMDNKQADFFRTLVRKYSEDNNAAMDDIAAALAVMLQGGKNFLMEDKPLPKPKRDRDRRDDRKRDFKGGGKGRGPKRPDGDFETYRLDVGKRQNVRPGAIVGAIANEGGLSAKDFGRITIAVGHTLVDLPKNLDPAVLDRLKDTRISGQLIKIKKDTGRPPRRDHGGGRKRGGRWRD from the coding sequence ATGAGCATTACCGATAACGCCACCGGCGGCGTCAACGAGCCGGAAGATTTTAATAAGTCGGAATCTCAGGACAACTCGCAAGGTGTCACCAAGGACACCAGGGCTGCGAATACTTCTGAGGACACCGGCGCTGAGTCCCAAGATTCAGCCAACGACAACTCCCAGGGGTTCGCGCATCTTGGCCTGCCAGAGAGGATTCTGGAGGCTGTTGCGAAAGTAGGCTTCACCAAGCCGTCCCCCATTCAGGAAGAAACCATCCCGATCTTGATGGAAGGCCGCGACGTAGTCGGCCTCGCCCAGACCGGTACCGGCAAGACCGCAGCCTTTGCGCTGCCGGTTCTGTCGCAGATTGACACCAAGGCCCGCCATCCGCAGGCACTCGTACTCGCCCCAACCCGCGAGCTGGCCCTGCAGGTGGCGGACTCTTTCCAATCCTTCGCCGAGTCTCTCAAGGGTCTCGAGGTGCTGCCTATCTACGGCGGCCAAGCCTATGGCATTCAGCTATCCGGGTTGCGTCGTGGTGCCCAGGTCATCGTGGGTACCCCGGGTCGCGTCATCGACCACTTGGAAAAAGGCTCGCTGGACCTGTCTCAGCTGCAATTCCTCGTCCTCGATGAGGCCGATGAGATGCTGAACATGGGCTTCCAAGAAGACGTCGAGCGCATCTTGGAAGACACCCCGGACCGCAAGCAGGTGGCGCTTTTCTCGGCCACCATGCCGAACGCTATCCGGCGCCTCTCTAAGCAGTACCTCGACAACCCCGCCGAGGTCACGGTGAAGTCCGAGCGCCGCACCAATGACAACATCACCCAGCGCTTCCTCCTCATCCCGCACCGCGCGAAGATGGATGCCTTCACCCGCATCCTTGAGGTCATCAATTACGATGCCATCATCGTCTTCTGCCGGACCAAGCATGAGACCGAAGAGGTAGCCGAGACCCTGCGTGATCGCGGCTTTAGTGCCGCCGCCATCAACGGTGATATTGCGCAGGCGCAGCGTGAGCGCACCGTCGATCAGCTCAAGGATGGCCGCCTAGACATCCTCGTGGCTACCGACGTTGCCGCCCGTGGCCTCGACGTTGAGCGCATCACCCACGTGGTCAATTTCGATATCCCGAACGATACCGAGTCCTACGTGCACCGCATCGGCCGCACTGGCCGCGCGGGCCGCTCCGGCGAAGCCATCCTGTTCGTCACCCCGCGCGAGCGCCGCATGCTGCGCTCCATCGAGCGTGTGACCAACGCCCGCTTGGAAGAGATGGAACTGCCGTCCGTCGATGAGGTTAACGAAAAGCGCAAGGAAAAGTTTGCGCAGTCCATTACCAACTCCATGGACAATAAGCAGGCGGATTTCTTCCGTACCTTGGTGCGCAAGTACTCCGAGGACAATAACGCGGCCATGGATGACATTGCCGCAGCCCTCGCTGTCATGCTTCAAGGCGGAAAGAACTTCCTAATGGAAGACAAGCCGCTTCCCAAGCCGAAGCGTGACCGCGACCGCCGCGACGATCGCAAGCGCGATTTCAAGGGCGGCGGCAAGGGCCGTGGTCCTAAGCGGCCGGACGGAGATTTTGAAACGTACCGGTTGGACGTCGGCAAGCGGCAAAATGTGCGCCCGGGAGCCATCGTGGGTGCTATTGCCAACGAGGGTGGCCTGTCTGCCAAGGACTTTGGCCGTATCACCATCGCGGTAGGCCATACTCTGGTTGACCTGCCAAAGAACCTTGACCCGGCAGTGCTGGATCGCCTGAAAGATACCCGCATTTCCGGCCAGCTGATCAAGATTAAAAAGGACACCGGACGCCCGCCACGCCGTGACCACGGCGGCGGACGCAAGCGCGGTGGGCGCTGGCGCGATTAA
- the hutI gene encoding imidazolonepropionase — translation MSTLFTGISELRTVSERGTLNDAAIIAQSGTIAWVGPASEAPAADEKVDLGGRAVLPGWVDSHTHMVFDGDRSAEFEARISGGSYEAGGIAVTMDATRQAGTDRLDKLVTDRVAAGRRGGTTTFETKTGYGLNTESEVEAAKVASRHVDDVTFLGAHLVPPGADAEEYLDEVVGPMLEGVAPYVQWIDVFCERGAFNEEQSRRVLEAGKKLGLGLRVHGNQLGEGPGVALAVELGAASVDHVNYLSDEDVELLANSDTVATMLPACDLSTREPLAPGRKLLDAGATLAIASNLNPGTSYTSSMNYCVTTAVLQQHLSVDEAIHAATTGGATALRRHNVGNGLDPQGRPAKGTIAEGAAADLHVLDAPSAVHLAYRPGMPLSYRTFIAGA, via the coding sequence ATGAGCACACTTTTTACCGGAATTTCAGAACTCCGTACGGTCAGCGAGCGCGGCACGCTTAACGACGCCGCAATTATCGCCCAATCCGGCACCATCGCCTGGGTCGGCCCAGCCTCCGAGGCGCCGGCGGCCGACGAGAAGGTGGACCTGGGCGGCCGCGCCGTCCTGCCCGGCTGGGTAGATTCGCACACCCACATGGTCTTCGACGGTGACCGCTCCGCCGAATTCGAGGCCCGCATCTCCGGCGGTTCCTATGAAGCAGGCGGCATCGCGGTGACCATGGACGCCACCCGCCAGGCCGGTACCGACCGCCTGGACAAGCTGGTGACGGACCGCGTAGCCGCTGGCCGCCGCGGTGGCACCACCACCTTCGAGACCAAGACCGGCTACGGCCTTAACACCGAGTCCGAGGTGGAGGCCGCCAAGGTAGCCTCCCGCCACGTCGATGACGTGACCTTCTTAGGTGCACACCTGGTCCCGCCGGGAGCGGACGCGGAGGAGTACCTCGACGAGGTCGTTGGCCCCATGCTTGAGGGCGTTGCTCCCTACGTGCAGTGGATTGACGTCTTCTGCGAGCGGGGCGCGTTCAATGAGGAGCAATCCCGCCGCGTGCTGGAAGCCGGTAAGAAGTTGGGCCTTGGCCTGCGCGTGCACGGCAACCAGCTGGGCGAGGGGCCAGGCGTTGCCCTCGCCGTGGAGCTCGGTGCAGCGTCTGTCGACCACGTCAATTACCTCAGTGACGAGGATGTCGAGCTGCTGGCCAACTCCGATACCGTGGCCACCATGTTGCCGGCTTGCGACCTATCCACCCGCGAGCCGCTCGCCCCGGGCCGCAAGCTTCTCGACGCCGGCGCCACCCTCGCCATCGCCTCCAATCTCAACCCCGGCACGTCCTATACCTCCTCGATGAACTACTGCGTGACCACCGCGGTCCTACAGCAGCACCTTTCTGTCGACGAGGCTATCCACGCCGCCACCACCGGCGGTGCGACCGCCCTGCGCCGCCACAATGTTGGCAATGGCCTCGATCCACAGGGCCGCCCCGCTAAGGGCACCATTGCGGAGGGCGCCGCCGCTGATTTGCACGTGCTCGACGCCCCCAGCGCCGTGCACTTGGCCTACCGCCCAGGCATGCCACTGAGCTACCGCACCTTTATCGCCGGAGCCTAG